A stretch of Phoenix dactylifera cultivar Barhee BC4 chromosome 16, palm_55x_up_171113_PBpolish2nd_filt_p, whole genome shotgun sequence DNA encodes these proteins:
- the LOC103696685 gene encoding lysine-specific demethylase JMJ18-like isoform X2, with protein MIFFPFCSKDCSFKCSLQSDDYPRSSGYSKSHNLLCLENETARWIPEKACRPVIDEAPIFYPNEEEFKDTLGYIASIRQKAEQYGICRIVPPPSWKPTCLLKEKSFWEGAKFATRVQEVNMLQNREPMRKRSRNRKRKRRRRIRFGMTRRRNSSNSSDANDCAASDTEEKFGFHSGADFTLKQFQEYANDFKVKYFGIEDSSKTLVSCNEGPWKIWQPSVEEIEGEYWRIVEKPTEEVEVLYGADLETGIFGSGFPKAPLSNQIYSDQYALSGWNLNNFPRLPGSVLSFESGDISGVLVPWLYIGMCFSSFCWHVEDHHLYSLNYLHWGEPKMWYGVPGSDAVKLEDAMRKHLPELFKEQPDLLHELVTQLSPSVLKSEGVPVYRAIQNPGEFVLTFPRAYHSGFNCGFNCAEAVNVAPLDWLPHGQCAVELYSKQCRKTSVSHDKLLLGAAEEAVKALWELSFLGSKSPDNLRWQRVCGKDGTLTKSIKARVWMEQKRRESLCNTSQFRKMDKNFDASKERECFSCFYDLHLSASGCVCSPNRFACLTHAELLCACDPRKRFSLFRYNMEELNALLEALEGDLDAMRRCALDILGPVQLPQLEMQDKSGETNTKDSDKSLYESQKQFISNNFGDADTSDQDNGSQVCKDVYLEQKRSESPACFQTTEEIPDINWPCKSDHKNASKVIEENCRRPGMFYASSVKDEFGSDNLDKEPFLTKSDAVDLQQVEVASKSLRYNLFDGSTGEKHHRQRSDLNTRQPSKESNTRIPACLDSEEEQGWSSDMLKKSHPSSSLGVNDHACDRTQMACKSKITNSMLISGPDYRYSVLPSHPSELVSECDLINRVSNVASCSQGAECVSKSSAKLFGIELQKLQRCLTTHSDGEGTRLVPADLSQFNELNQHSHETEKVNQVLKYCVEPLKFGMVMPGKRWCSKKAIFPKGFKSRVRFFSVLDPTRICNYISEVLDAGLLGPLFKVTVEEDQEQTFMHVSAQQCWDMVRERLNQEIIRLCNYGKQNLPPLQPAGSIDGLEMFGFLSLSIIQAIEALDPYHRCSDYWASKSNVRLTSELMMQVRNHPAIEVVKNSATRNEPEKCLLQSRNTGKTVNKLFGVDITGSEKDPPDSSSHVSAEEVQHVLGGLFGRASMEELRMMHKIFCSSSGSNNWRSALDTLLDEIQRKVRK; from the exons atgatttttttccctttttgctCAAAGGATTGCTCTTTTAAATGTTCTCTGCAAAGTGATGACTATCCCAGATCGTCAGGCTACTCTAAATCGCACAACTTGTTATGCTTAGAAAAT GAAACTGCTAGATGGATTCCAGAAAAAGCGTGTAGACCAGTTATTGATGAAGCTCCTATATTCTACCCCAATGAAGAG gAGTTCAAAGACACTCTTGGTTATATTGCTAGCATACGCCAGAAAGCTGAACAATATGGTATATGTCGCATTGTGCCACCACCTTCTTGGAAGCCTACCTGCCTTCTGAAAGAAAAGAGCTTCTGGGAGGGTGCCAAGTTTGCTACTCGAGTTCAAGAAGTTAACATGCTTCAAAATAGAGAGCCAATGAGAAAAAGATCCAGGAatcggaaaaggaagagaagaagacgcATAAGATTTGGAATGACTCGCAGACGTAACAGCTCCAATAGTTCAGATGCTAATGACTGTGCTGCCTCAGACACAGAAGAAAAGTTTGGTTTCCACTCTGGCGCAGACTTCACACTGAAACAATTCCAGGAATATGCTAATGACTTCAAGGTGAAATATTTTGGCATAGAAGATTCTAGCAAAACCTTAGTTTCCTGTAATGAGGGTCCTTGGAAGATTTGGCAACCCTCAGTGGAGGAAATTGAAGGGGAATACTGGCGAATAGTTGAAAAACCAACAGAAGAAGTCGAG GTACTCTATGGTGCTGATTTGGAAACTGGTATATTTGGTAGTGGGTTTCCTAAAGCACCATTATCAAATCAAATTTACTCAGATCAATATGCGCTGTCAGGCTGGAACTTGAACAATTTTCCTCGACTCCCTGGTTCTGTACTTTCTTTTGAAAGTGGAGATATCTCTGGAGTCCTAGTGCCTTGGCTATACATAGGGATGTGTTTTTCATCATTTTGTTGG CATGTCGAAGATCACCACCTTTATTCTCTGAACTATTTGCATTGGGGTGAACCAAAAATGTGGTATGGGGTCCCTGGAAGTGATGCTGTGAAATTGGAAGATGCCATGAGAAAGCATTTACCAGAATTATTCAAAGAACAACCTGATTTGCTGCACGAATTG gTAACTCAATTGTCTCCTTCAGTTCTAAAATCTGAGGGTGTTCCAGTTTACCGTGCTATTCAGAATCCTGGGGAATTTGTTCTTACTTTTCCAAGAGCATACCACTCTGGTTTCAATTGTGGATTCAATTGTGCAGAGGCTGTTAATGTTGCTCCCTTAGACTGGTTACCACATGGACAGTGCGCCGTTGAGCTTTACAGCAAGCAATGCCGGAAGACATCTGTGTCCCATGACAAGTTGCTGCTAGGTGCTGCAGAGGAAGCTGTCAAAGCACTCTGGGAGCTTTCATTCTTAGGGAGTAAAAGCCCAGATAACTTGAGATGGCAAAGAGTTTGCGGAAAGGATGGAACGCTTACTAAGTCTATTAAG GCAAGAGTCTGGATGGAGCAGAAAAGAAGAGAGTCTCTTTGTAATACATCACAGTTTAGGAAAATGGACAAGAATTTTGATgcatcaaaagaaagagaatgcTTCTCATGCTTTTATGATCTGCATCTCTCTGCTTCAGGTTGTGTGTGCTCTCCAAATCGTTTTGCATGTTTGACCCATGCAGAACTACTTTGCGCATGTGATCCGAGGAAGAGGTTTTCCCTTTTTCGCTATAACATGGAAGAATTAAATGCCCTTCTGGAAGCTTTGGAAGGGGATTTGGATGCCATGAGACGTTGCGCATTAGATATACTAGGACCGGTCCAACTTCCACAACTGGAAATGCAGGATAAATCTGGAGAGACAAATACGAAGGACTCAGATAAAAGCTTGTATGAATCACAGAAACAATTTATCAGCAACAATTTTGGAGATGCAGATACCTCTGATCAGGATAATGGAAGTCAGGTATGCAAAGATGTCTATCTTGAACAGAAAAGAAGCGAGAGCCCTGCTTGTTTCCAAACGACAGAAGAAATCCCTGATATCAATTGGCCATGCAAATCTGACCATAAAAATGCTTCAAAAgttattgaagaaaattgtcgACGTCCAGGAATGTTTTATGCTTCCAGTGTAAAGGATGAATTTGGAAGTGACAACCTTGACAAAGAACCCTTCCTTACCAAATCAGATGCAGTTGATCTGCAGCAAGTTGAAGTTGCATCCAAGTCATTGAGATATAATTTGTTTGATGGTAGTACAGGTGAAAAGCATCACAGACAGCGTTCTGATCTAAACACCAGGCAACCATCCAAAGAATCAAATACTAGAATTCCTGCATGTCTTGATAGTGAAGAAGAGCAAGGCTGGAGTTCTGATATGTTAAAAAAGTCACATCCCTCATCTTCCTTGGGTGTTAATGATCATGCATGTGATAGAACTCAGATGGCGTGTAAGTCTAAGATAACCAATAGTATGTTGATATCAGGTCCAGACTACAGATACTCCGTTTTACCAAGCCATCCTTCTGAGTTGGTTTCCGAGTGTGATTTGATCAACAGAGTTTCGAATGTGGCATCATGTTCCCAAGGTGCTGAATGTGTCTCCAAATCTAGTGCAAAGCTATTCGGAATTGAGCTTCAGAAACTTCAGCGATGCCTAACCACACATTCAGATGGTGAAGGCACTCGACTTGTGCCTGCTGATCTGTCTCAATTTAATGAATTGAACCAACATAGTCATGAAACTGAAAAGGTTAACCAGGTATTGAAGTATTGTGTTGAGCCTCTTAAATTTGGAATGGTGATGCCGGGAAAGCGATGGTGCAGTAAGAAAGCAATCTTTCCAAAAG GATTCAAAAGCCGGGTCAGGTTTTTCAGCGTGCTTGATCCTACAAGGATATGTAACTACATCTCAGAAGTACTGGATGCTGGACTTCTTGGACCTCTGTTTAAG GTTACAGTAGAAGAGGACCAGGAGCAGACCTTTATGCATGTTTCAGCGCAGCAGTGTTGGGACATGGTTCGAGAAAGGCTAAACCAAGAGATCATAAGACTATGTAACTATGGGAAGCAAAATCTCCCCCCATTGCAGCCAGCAGGGAGCATAGATGGGCTTGAAATGTTTGGCTTTCTATCCCTATCAATCATTCAG GCTATTGAGGCTCTTGATCCTTATCACCGGTGTTCAGATTACTGGGCATCGAAGTCGAACGTACGGTTGACATCTGAACTGATGATGCAAGTAAGAAATCACCCAGCTATAGAGGTGGTTAAGAACTCAGCTACCAGAAATGAGCCAGAGAAGTGCCTACTTCAATCAAGAAATACAGGAAAAACAGTAAACAAGTTGTTTGGTGTAGATATAACTGGGTCGGAGAAGGACCCACCAGATTCAAGCAGCCATGTATCGGCCGAAGAGGTCCAGCATGTGCTCGGAGGACTGTTCGGGAGGGCAAGCATGGAAGAATTAAGAATGATGCACAAGATATTCTGCAGTAGTTCAGGAAGCAACAATTGGAGATCAGCATTAGATACATTGCTGGATGAGATTCAGAGGAAGGTACGTAAATAA
- the LOC103696685 gene encoding lysine-specific demethylase JMJ18-like isoform X1, protein MSSERTNSLKFPIEFRKDPGNAAESYGCSMEVTVTPPVQMNAEHGGCNEVKVKRSRQCRNGIDYCMLDYSSEGESDHERLIKETARWIPEKACRPVIDEAPIFYPNEEEFKDTLGYIASIRQKAEQYGICRIVPPPSWKPTCLLKEKSFWEGAKFATRVQEVNMLQNREPMRKRSRNRKRKRRRRIRFGMTRRRNSSNSSDANDCAASDTEEKFGFHSGADFTLKQFQEYANDFKVKYFGIEDSSKTLVSCNEGPWKIWQPSVEEIEGEYWRIVEKPTEEVEVLYGADLETGIFGSGFPKAPLSNQIYSDQYALSGWNLNNFPRLPGSVLSFESGDISGVLVPWLYIGMCFSSFCWHVEDHHLYSLNYLHWGEPKMWYGVPGSDAVKLEDAMRKHLPELFKEQPDLLHELVTQLSPSVLKSEGVPVYRAIQNPGEFVLTFPRAYHSGFNCGFNCAEAVNVAPLDWLPHGQCAVELYSKQCRKTSVSHDKLLLGAAEEAVKALWELSFLGSKSPDNLRWQRVCGKDGTLTKSIKARVWMEQKRRESLCNTSQFRKMDKNFDASKERECFSCFYDLHLSASGCVCSPNRFACLTHAELLCACDPRKRFSLFRYNMEELNALLEALEGDLDAMRRCALDILGPVQLPQLEMQDKSGETNTKDSDKSLYESQKQFISNNFGDADTSDQDNGSQVCKDVYLEQKRSESPACFQTTEEIPDINWPCKSDHKNASKVIEENCRRPGMFYASSVKDEFGSDNLDKEPFLTKSDAVDLQQVEVASKSLRYNLFDGSTGEKHHRQRSDLNTRQPSKESNTRIPACLDSEEEQGWSSDMLKKSHPSSSLGVNDHACDRTQMACKSKITNSMLISGPDYRYSVLPSHPSELVSECDLINRVSNVASCSQGAECVSKSSAKLFGIELQKLQRCLTTHSDGEGTRLVPADLSQFNELNQHSHETEKVNQVLKYCVEPLKFGMVMPGKRWCSKKAIFPKGFKSRVRFFSVLDPTRICNYISEVLDAGLLGPLFKVTVEEDQEQTFMHVSAQQCWDMVRERLNQEIIRLCNYGKQNLPPLQPAGSIDGLEMFGFLSLSIIQAIEALDPYHRCSDYWASKSNVRLTSELMMQVRNHPAIEVVKNSATRNEPEKCLLQSRNTGKTVNKLFGVDITGSEKDPPDSSSHVSAEEVQHVLGGLFGRASMEELRMMHKIFCSSSGSNNWRSALDTLLDEIQRKVRK, encoded by the exons ATGTCAAGTGAAAGAACTAATTCGTTAAAATTTCCTATTGAATTCAGAAAGGATCCAGGTAATGCTGCAGAGAGTTATGGTTGTTCCATGGAAGTTACTGTGACACCACCGGTACAAATGAATGCTGAGCATGGTGGTTGCAACGAAGTGAAGGTTAAACGCTCTCGTCAGTGCAGAAATGGGATAGATTATTGTATGCTTGATTATAGCTCAGAAGGGGAATCAGACCATGAAAGGCTCATCAAG GAAACTGCTAGATGGATTCCAGAAAAAGCGTGTAGACCAGTTATTGATGAAGCTCCTATATTCTACCCCAATGAAGAG gAGTTCAAAGACACTCTTGGTTATATTGCTAGCATACGCCAGAAAGCTGAACAATATGGTATATGTCGCATTGTGCCACCACCTTCTTGGAAGCCTACCTGCCTTCTGAAAGAAAAGAGCTTCTGGGAGGGTGCCAAGTTTGCTACTCGAGTTCAAGAAGTTAACATGCTTCAAAATAGAGAGCCAATGAGAAAAAGATCCAGGAatcggaaaaggaagagaagaagacgcATAAGATTTGGAATGACTCGCAGACGTAACAGCTCCAATAGTTCAGATGCTAATGACTGTGCTGCCTCAGACACAGAAGAAAAGTTTGGTTTCCACTCTGGCGCAGACTTCACACTGAAACAATTCCAGGAATATGCTAATGACTTCAAGGTGAAATATTTTGGCATAGAAGATTCTAGCAAAACCTTAGTTTCCTGTAATGAGGGTCCTTGGAAGATTTGGCAACCCTCAGTGGAGGAAATTGAAGGGGAATACTGGCGAATAGTTGAAAAACCAACAGAAGAAGTCGAG GTACTCTATGGTGCTGATTTGGAAACTGGTATATTTGGTAGTGGGTTTCCTAAAGCACCATTATCAAATCAAATTTACTCAGATCAATATGCGCTGTCAGGCTGGAACTTGAACAATTTTCCTCGACTCCCTGGTTCTGTACTTTCTTTTGAAAGTGGAGATATCTCTGGAGTCCTAGTGCCTTGGCTATACATAGGGATGTGTTTTTCATCATTTTGTTGG CATGTCGAAGATCACCACCTTTATTCTCTGAACTATTTGCATTGGGGTGAACCAAAAATGTGGTATGGGGTCCCTGGAAGTGATGCTGTGAAATTGGAAGATGCCATGAGAAAGCATTTACCAGAATTATTCAAAGAACAACCTGATTTGCTGCACGAATTG gTAACTCAATTGTCTCCTTCAGTTCTAAAATCTGAGGGTGTTCCAGTTTACCGTGCTATTCAGAATCCTGGGGAATTTGTTCTTACTTTTCCAAGAGCATACCACTCTGGTTTCAATTGTGGATTCAATTGTGCAGAGGCTGTTAATGTTGCTCCCTTAGACTGGTTACCACATGGACAGTGCGCCGTTGAGCTTTACAGCAAGCAATGCCGGAAGACATCTGTGTCCCATGACAAGTTGCTGCTAGGTGCTGCAGAGGAAGCTGTCAAAGCACTCTGGGAGCTTTCATTCTTAGGGAGTAAAAGCCCAGATAACTTGAGATGGCAAAGAGTTTGCGGAAAGGATGGAACGCTTACTAAGTCTATTAAG GCAAGAGTCTGGATGGAGCAGAAAAGAAGAGAGTCTCTTTGTAATACATCACAGTTTAGGAAAATGGACAAGAATTTTGATgcatcaaaagaaagagaatgcTTCTCATGCTTTTATGATCTGCATCTCTCTGCTTCAGGTTGTGTGTGCTCTCCAAATCGTTTTGCATGTTTGACCCATGCAGAACTACTTTGCGCATGTGATCCGAGGAAGAGGTTTTCCCTTTTTCGCTATAACATGGAAGAATTAAATGCCCTTCTGGAAGCTTTGGAAGGGGATTTGGATGCCATGAGACGTTGCGCATTAGATATACTAGGACCGGTCCAACTTCCACAACTGGAAATGCAGGATAAATCTGGAGAGACAAATACGAAGGACTCAGATAAAAGCTTGTATGAATCACAGAAACAATTTATCAGCAACAATTTTGGAGATGCAGATACCTCTGATCAGGATAATGGAAGTCAGGTATGCAAAGATGTCTATCTTGAACAGAAAAGAAGCGAGAGCCCTGCTTGTTTCCAAACGACAGAAGAAATCCCTGATATCAATTGGCCATGCAAATCTGACCATAAAAATGCTTCAAAAgttattgaagaaaattgtcgACGTCCAGGAATGTTTTATGCTTCCAGTGTAAAGGATGAATTTGGAAGTGACAACCTTGACAAAGAACCCTTCCTTACCAAATCAGATGCAGTTGATCTGCAGCAAGTTGAAGTTGCATCCAAGTCATTGAGATATAATTTGTTTGATGGTAGTACAGGTGAAAAGCATCACAGACAGCGTTCTGATCTAAACACCAGGCAACCATCCAAAGAATCAAATACTAGAATTCCTGCATGTCTTGATAGTGAAGAAGAGCAAGGCTGGAGTTCTGATATGTTAAAAAAGTCACATCCCTCATCTTCCTTGGGTGTTAATGATCATGCATGTGATAGAACTCAGATGGCGTGTAAGTCTAAGATAACCAATAGTATGTTGATATCAGGTCCAGACTACAGATACTCCGTTTTACCAAGCCATCCTTCTGAGTTGGTTTCCGAGTGTGATTTGATCAACAGAGTTTCGAATGTGGCATCATGTTCCCAAGGTGCTGAATGTGTCTCCAAATCTAGTGCAAAGCTATTCGGAATTGAGCTTCAGAAACTTCAGCGATGCCTAACCACACATTCAGATGGTGAAGGCACTCGACTTGTGCCTGCTGATCTGTCTCAATTTAATGAATTGAACCAACATAGTCATGAAACTGAAAAGGTTAACCAGGTATTGAAGTATTGTGTTGAGCCTCTTAAATTTGGAATGGTGATGCCGGGAAAGCGATGGTGCAGTAAGAAAGCAATCTTTCCAAAAG GATTCAAAAGCCGGGTCAGGTTTTTCAGCGTGCTTGATCCTACAAGGATATGTAACTACATCTCAGAAGTACTGGATGCTGGACTTCTTGGACCTCTGTTTAAG GTTACAGTAGAAGAGGACCAGGAGCAGACCTTTATGCATGTTTCAGCGCAGCAGTGTTGGGACATGGTTCGAGAAAGGCTAAACCAAGAGATCATAAGACTATGTAACTATGGGAAGCAAAATCTCCCCCCATTGCAGCCAGCAGGGAGCATAGATGGGCTTGAAATGTTTGGCTTTCTATCCCTATCAATCATTCAG GCTATTGAGGCTCTTGATCCTTATCACCGGTGTTCAGATTACTGGGCATCGAAGTCGAACGTACGGTTGACATCTGAACTGATGATGCAAGTAAGAAATCACCCAGCTATAGAGGTGGTTAAGAACTCAGCTACCAGAAATGAGCCAGAGAAGTGCCTACTTCAATCAAGAAATACAGGAAAAACAGTAAACAAGTTGTTTGGTGTAGATATAACTGGGTCGGAGAAGGACCCACCAGATTCAAGCAGCCATGTATCGGCCGAAGAGGTCCAGCATGTGCTCGGAGGACTGTTCGGGAGGGCAAGCATGGAAGAATTAAGAATGATGCACAAGATATTCTGCAGTAGTTCAGGAAGCAACAATTGGAGATCAGCATTAGATACATTGCTGGATGAGATTCAGAGGAAGGTACGTAAATAA